The nucleotide sequence GAGGCCGACATACGGCCAGGCAACCTCGCGAGATTCGCGTTTCAGTTGATGTGAATGCTTTTCTTATCAGACGGTTGGAGGTGTAGCCCAGAGATTGGACCGGCCCAAAAAAATCCGCCTCATTATAAAGATGCGAGCCCCGAAAGACCATACGACACTAAAGTGGTGAGGGCATTCAACACGCCAACGCCCCTGCCATCGAGGATGGCAGGGGCGTTGTATTGACAGGCATTTTTTCCTCACCGTGCGTGAATCACGCCAGGGCGCGACCCATTGCCTCAGCGAGTGGGGAAATAGCTGAAACGCACGTTGGACATGTGCTGCAGGATACGCACGACCTGGCAGCTGTAACCGAACTCGTTGTCATACCACACATACACGACGGCCTGCTTGTCGGTGACGATGGTCGCCTGACCATCGACGATGCCGGAATGACGGTTGCCGACGAAGTCGGAAGAGACCACTTCACAGGAATCGACGTAGTCGATCTGCTTCTGCAGTGAAGAGTGCAGAGAGGCCGTGCGCAGGAAGTCATTCATGCGCTCGGCGTCGCTTGCGGTGTCCAGCGTCAGATTGAGAATCGCCATCGAGACGTTGGGCGTCGGCACACGGATCGCGTTGCCGGTCAGCTTGCCGGAAAGCTCCGGCAGCGCCTTGGCGACGGCCTTGGCGGCACCGGTCTCGGTCAGCACCATGTTGAGTGCCGCCGCGCGACCGCGACGGTCCCCGCTGTGGAAGTTGTCGATCAGGTTCTGGTCGTTGGTATAGGAGTGGACCGTCTCCACATGCCCCTGACTGACGCCGTATTCGTCGTGCAGCACCTTCAGTACCGGCACGATGGCGTTGGTGGTGCAGGACGCCGCGGAGATGATGCGATCATCGTCACGGATGTCGGTGTGGTTGACGCCATAGACGATGTTCTTCAGATCGCCCTTGCCCGGAGCGGTGAGCAGCACCTTGGCCACGCCCTTGCACTCGAGGTGCTGCCCAAGGCCGGCCTCGTCGCGCCACTTGCCGGTATTGTCGACCACGATGGCATTGTCGATGCCGTGCGCGGTGTAATCGATCTCGGACGGCGAGTTCGCGTAGATGATCTTGATGTAGTTGCCATTGACGATCAGCGCCGAATTCTCCTGATCGACCGTGATGCTGCCCTCGAAGGGGCCATGCACGGAATCACGACGCAGGAGGCTGGCCCGCTTCTCCAGATCCTCCTTGCTGCCACGCACCACGATGGCGCGCAGACGCAGCAGATTACCGCCACCGGCCTTCTCGATCATGATGCGCGCCAGCAGGCGGCCGATACGCCCGAAGCCATACAGGACGACATCCTTGGGATCGCCGCCCATGCCGCCTTCGACGTAGCCATCGACGATCTCGGCAAGCTCGCGTTTTAGGAAGGCAGTGATGTCCGTCTCGTCGGAGCGCTTGAAGGCCACCGCCAGCTTGCCGATATCGACATGGGCCGGCCCGAGATTCAGCTCGATCATGGCACGCACCAGCGGGAAGGTGTCCTCGACGGACAGCTCCACGCCTTCCGCCTTGCGCACCCAACGGTGGTTCTTGAGGATACGCACCATGGAGCGGTTGATCAGCGAACGCCCATAGATGGAGGGCACGACATTGAAGCGACGATAGAGGTCACCCAGCAGCGGGATCATCTGTTCGGCGAGGGCTTCATTGTCTTGCCACTGCTTGAAACAGGCTTCGAGATTCTCTTTGCTCACGGAGGAATTCCTCTGACTGGCGAACGATAGGCGAACGCGGCAAGCGAGCTTGCAGCGTCGGACAAGGCCAGCTGAGTATGCGTAACGGGGGGCGGGGTCACAATGAAAGGATGGTCGCACGGAGGGTAGTAGTGCTACAGAATCAACGATTTGACTACAAGAGCCCTTCCTGAAGCACCGTCCGGATCCCGTAGAGGATCGCCAGACAAGCTCTTGCGAGATTCCGGGCCTCGCCACCGATGAAAAGGCCACGCCTCGCCCCCATGACAGGGAATGACTTGCTATCATCAGGCGCAGGGCATTGACGACACCGCCTCGGCAGCCCCGTCACGGCAAGGGGTTGGGTCTGCGACCATCAGAGCGGGCCGTCAGAACGCCCCCTCCATGCTGGCTGCCACGAGGAGCGCCCTGCGCCGACCATTGCGCCTTCATCACCATCGCTCGCGCCGCCGCGGGCTTTCACCGTTTGGCGTGACTGGCGAGGAGCACCCCTCCCGCCGGTGAATCTTCCCGTGCGCCCAAGCCCAGGACACAAGACACCAGAGCCCATGTTCGAGACTCCGCTGACGCCCCCGTTGCCACGCTCTCCCCGTGAGACCACCTACTGGACGCTGCAGGATGGCAGCGCTGCCGCCCTGGCGCTGGCGCGCCTGGCGGACGCCGATGAAGCGCCACTGATGGTGATCACGCCGGACACCGCCAGCGCCCAGCGTCTGGAGGCGGACCTGCACTTCTATACCCGCCACCCGGAGCGCCTGCTGCCATTCCCTGACTGGGAGACACTGCCCTACGACAGTTTCTCGCCCCACCAGGACATCGTCTCGGAGCGCCTGCGCACGCTGCGCACGCTGCAGGCCAGCCGCCGCGCCATCGTGCCGGTGCCGGTCAACACCCTGATGCAGCGCCTGGCGCCGGCGGATTACATCGCCGGCCAGGTCTTCAGTCTCGCCAGGGGAGACACTCTCGACCGCGAGAATTTCCGCTCACGCCTCTCACGTGCCGGATACCGTGCGGTGGAGACCGTCTACGAGCCCGGAGAGTATGCGTTGCGCGGCGCGCTGATCGACCTGTTCCCGATGGGCAGTGAGCAACCGCTGCGAATCGATCTGTTCGATGACGAGATCGACACCCTGCGCGCCTTCGACCCCGACACCCAGCGCAGCGGCGACAAGGTCGAGGCGATCGAGATCCTGCCCGCCCACGAATATCCTCTGACGCGCAGCGCCATCGCCTGTTTCCGCGAGGGCTTCGAGACACTGTTCGATGTCGACCCCCGCCAGTGCATCCTCTACAACGATGCCATCAAGGGCATTCCCTCACCGGGGCTCGAGCAGTATCTGCCGCTGTTCTTCGAGGAGACCGCGACGCTGTTCGATCACATGGGCGACAACCTGCGGATCGCCATGCTGCCGGGAGCTCGCGAAGCGGCCGAACATCATTGGGACGCCATCACCACGCGCTACGCCAATCTCGGCGTGGACCCCACGCGCCCGCTGCTGCCGCCGCATCGCGCCTTCGTGCCGGTCAACGAACTGTTCGCGTTGATCAAGCAGCACGAGCGCATCGAACTGCTGCGCGAGCCCAATGCGCACACCATAGAATTCGGCCAGCAGGCGCTGCCCAGCCTCGCCATCGATGCACGCAGCGCCGACCCCACCCAGGCGCTAGCGAGCTTCCTCAAGCAGCGACTCAACGGCCAGAGCGCACAGCGCATCCTGTTCGTCGCCGAGACCCAGGGTCGCCGGGAAGTCGTCGAGGAGCAGCTCGCTGCGCTGCTGCGCAGCTTCGGGCTACGCAGCCTGGAGGACTTCGCGAGCTTCCAGCACTTCGTCGACAGTCCCGCCGCGGTCGGCCTGACCGTCGGCGGCCTGACGCGTGGTGCCTGGGTAGCGGGTGAGCAGACCTCCCAGGCGCCCTCCCCCGAGCGCGAAGACGCCGCCAAGGGGCTGGTCATCGTCACCGAGACCGAGCTCTATGGCGAGGTAGTCCGCCAGAGCCGTCGTCAGGCGCGTGCCACCGATGACAACGAACTGGCCGTGCGTCATCTCTCGGAGCTGCGCGAAGGCGCACCGGTGGTACACCACACCCACGGGGTCGGTCGCTACCTGGGACTCGAGACCATCGACGCCGGCGGTCAGGAAGCCGAGTTCCTCGCCCTTGAATACGCCGACGGCGCCAAGCTCTATGTGCCGGTGGACAGCCTGCATCTGATCTCACGCTATTCCGGCGCCAGCGATGAGCTGGCACCGCTGCACAAGCTGGGGTCCGAGCAGTGGGAGAAGGCCAAGCGCAAGGCGGCCGAGAAGATTCGCGACACCGCCGCCGAGCTGCTGGATGTCTATGCACGGCGCGAAGCGCGTGTCGGCCATGCCTGCGACTTCCCCGCCGAGGACTACGCCCGTTTCGCGGCCAGCTTCCCCTTCGAGGAGACACCGGACCAGGCGCAGACCATCGGCGCGGTGATCCAGGACATGTGCTCTCCTCAGCCGATGGATCGCGTGGTGTGCGGCGATGTCGGCTTCGGCAAGACCGAGGTCGCGATGCGCGCCGCCTTCCTGGCCGTCAACTCCGGACGCCAGGTGGTGGTGCTGGTACCCACCACCCTGCTGGCCCAGCAGCATTACGACAACTTCCGCGATCGCTTCGCCGACACCGCGGTGGAGATCGCCCTGCTGTCGCGCTTCACCAGCGGCAAGGGCCAGGAAACGTCACTGGAGCGCATCCGCAAGGGGCAGGCGGATATCGTGATCGGCACCCACAAGCTGCTCTCCAAGTCGCTGGAATTGCCCAACATGGGACTGCTGGTCATCGATGAGGAGCACCGCTTCGGGGTCTCCCAGAAGGAGCGACTCAAGAGCCTGCGTGCCGA is from Cobetia marina and encodes:
- a CDS encoding glyceraldehyde-3-phosphate dehydrogenase: MSKENLEACFKQWQDNEALAEQMIPLLGDLYRRFNVVPSIYGRSLINRSMVRILKNHRWVRKAEGVELSVEDTFPLVRAMIELNLGPAHVDIGKLAVAFKRSDETDITAFLKRELAEIVDGYVEGGMGGDPKDVVLYGFGRIGRLLARIMIEKAGGGNLLRLRAIVVRGSKEDLEKRASLLRRDSVHGPFEGSITVDQENSALIVNGNYIKIIYANSPSEIDYTAHGIDNAIVVDNTGKWRDEAGLGQHLECKGVAKVLLTAPGKGDLKNIVYGVNHTDIRDDDRIISAASCTTNAIVPVLKVLHDEYGVSQGHVETVHSYTNDQNLIDNFHSGDRRGRAAALNMVLTETGAAKAVAKALPELSGKLTGNAIRVPTPNVSMAILNLTLDTASDAERMNDFLRTASLHSSLQKQIDYVDSCEVVSSDFVGNRHSGIVDGQATIVTDKQAVVYVWYDNEFGYSCQVVRILQHMSNVRFSYFPTR
- the mfd gene encoding transcription-repair coupling factor; protein product: MFETPLTPPLPRSPRETTYWTLQDGSAAALALARLADADEAPLMVITPDTASAQRLEADLHFYTRHPERLLPFPDWETLPYDSFSPHQDIVSERLRTLRTLQASRRAIVPVPVNTLMQRLAPADYIAGQVFSLARGDTLDRENFRSRLSRAGYRAVETVYEPGEYALRGALIDLFPMGSEQPLRIDLFDDEIDTLRAFDPDTQRSGDKVEAIEILPAHEYPLTRSAIACFREGFETLFDVDPRQCILYNDAIKGIPSPGLEQYLPLFFEETATLFDHMGDNLRIAMLPGAREAAEHHWDAITTRYANLGVDPTRPLLPPHRAFVPVNELFALIKQHERIELLREPNAHTIEFGQQALPSLAIDARSADPTQALASFLKQRLNGQSAQRILFVAETQGRREVVEEQLAALLRSFGLRSLEDFASFQHFVDSPAAVGLTVGGLTRGAWVAGEQTSQAPSPEREDAAKGLVIVTETELYGEVVRQSRRQARATDDNELAVRHLSELREGAPVVHHTHGVGRYLGLETIDAGGQEAEFLALEYADGAKLYVPVDSLHLISRYSGASDELAPLHKLGSEQWEKAKRKAAEKIRDTAAELLDVYARREARVGHACDFPAEDYARFAASFPFEETPDQAQTIGAVIQDMCSPQPMDRVVCGDVGFGKTEVAMRAAFLAVNSGRQVVVLVPTTLLAQQHYDNFRDRFADTAVEIALLSRFTSGKGQETSLERIRKGQADIVIGTHKLLSKSLELPNMGLLVIDEEHRFGVSQKERLKSLRAEVDILTLTATPIPRTLNMAMSGIRDLSIIATPPARRLSVKTFVQQRNDGVIKEAILRELLRGGQAYVLHNEVKTIEESAARIAELVPEAIVGVAHGQLPERSLERRMSDFYHKRFNVLVCSTIIETGIDVPSANTIIIERADKFGLAQLHQLRGRVGRSHHQAYAYLLTPHPKAMTRDAVKRLEAISESHDLGAGFTLASHDMEIRGAGELLGDEQSGQMETIGYSLYMEMLDRAVKAIKAGKTPNIESPLDEGVEVGLNLPALIPGDYLHDVQQRLMMYKRISNAENASDLRELQVEMIDRFGLLPEPVKTLFRQTRLRQRAQALGIVKLEAGAARGRIIFGAQTPVDPLTLVTLIQRQPDVYKLEGADTLRFTTEMEDAEARFSFCESLLELLNAKTQAA